A section of the Pseudomonadota bacterium genome encodes:
- a CDS encoding ABC transporter permease, with protein MDALKSRWARLTDNDVLYSFFHSPGALLAAFVTLAAVVACFAAPWIAPYNPFDPSQISLWDGKLPPVWVDGGDPRYLLGTDNQGRDMLSTLLYGGRISITVGIAAVLMGMVLGVALGVISGYAGGTVDTVIMRLADVQLTIPGILLAILINGIGRAILPPDIRDDMAIYVVIIAVGLTDWPQFARVARSATLVEAEKEYVQAARLIGLPNLTIMLRHILPNTLRPVLVIATIGLALAIISEATLSFLGQGIPPTTPSLGTLIRVGNEYLFSGLWWITLFPALALVALVFSVNLLGDWMRDALNPKLR; from the coding sequence ATGGATGCGCTGAAATCCCGCTGGGCCCGTCTCACCGACAACGACGTCCTCTACTCGTTCTTCCACAGCCCCGGGGCGCTGCTTGCCGCCTTCGTGACACTCGCGGCCGTGGTCGCGTGTTTTGCCGCGCCGTGGATTGCGCCCTACAACCCCTTCGACCCGTCGCAGATTTCGCTCTGGGACGGCAAGCTGCCGCCGGTCTGGGTGGACGGCGGCGACCCGCGCTACCTGCTCGGCACCGACAACCAGGGCCGGGACATGCTCTCGACGCTGCTCTACGGTGGGCGCATCTCGATCACGGTCGGCATCGCCGCGGTGTTGATGGGCATGGTGCTCGGCGTCGCACTCGGTGTGATCTCCGGCTACGCCGGCGGCACAGTCGACACGGTGATCATGCGCCTCGCCGACGTGCAGCTCACCATCCCGGGCATCCTGCTCGCGATCCTGATCAACGGCATCGGCCGCGCGATCCTGCCGCCCGACATCCGCGACGACATGGCGATCTACGTGGTGATCATCGCCGTGGGCCTCACCGACTGGCCGCAGTTCGCACGGGTGGCGCGCTCGGCGACCCTCGTTGAGGCCGAAAAGGAATACGTGCAAGCGGCGCGGCTGATCGGTCTGCCGAACCTCACGATCATGCTGCGCCACATCCTGCCGAACACGCTGCGGCCGGTGCTGGTCATCGCGACCATCGGCCTCGCGCTCGCGATCATCTCTGAGGCGACCTTGAGCTTTCTCGGCCAGGGCATCCCGCCGACCACGCCGTCGCTCGGCACGTTGATCCGCGTCGGCAACGAGTACCTCTTCTCGGGGCTGTGGTGGATCACCCTGTTCCCGGCGCTCGCGCTGGTGGCGCTGGTGTTCTCGGTCAACCTGCTGGGGGATTGGATGCGCGACGCACTCAATCCGAAGCTGCGCTGA
- a CDS encoding ABC transporter permease: MLFFIARRLGQSILVMAVVSIISFSLFNFVGDPVNNMVGQEATREQRIEMRQQLGLDDPILVQYGRFVGNVLQGDFGLSYRIRRPVLELIGERLPATLELVFVSAIIATVLGIGLGIYTGIKRHALFSRAVMSVSLVGVSLPTFIIGIALIYVFAVHLRMLPSSGRGGTVDLGWWKTSLLTVDGWRSIILPAITLSLFQLTMILRLVRAEMLEVMRTDFIKFARARGLATRSIHFVHALRNTLVPVITIIGLNIGALIAYSVITETVFQWPGTGLMFIQAVDFVDVPVMSAYMLFVAFLFVVINLVVDLLYFFVDPRIRVES; encoded by the coding sequence GCGACCCGGTCAACAACATGGTGGGCCAGGAGGCAACCCGCGAGCAGCGCATCGAGATGCGCCAGCAACTCGGGCTCGACGACCCGATACTGGTACAGTACGGGCGCTTCGTCGGCAACGTATTGCAAGGCGATTTCGGCCTCTCCTACCGCATCCGTCGCCCGGTGCTCGAACTGATCGGCGAACGCCTGCCCGCCACACTCGAGCTCGTGTTCGTCTCGGCGATCATCGCGACCGTGCTCGGGATCGGGCTGGGCATCTACACCGGCATCAAGCGGCACGCGCTGTTCAGCCGCGCCGTGATGTCAGTCAGCCTGGTCGGTGTCAGCCTGCCGACCTTCATCATCGGCATCGCGCTGATCTACGTCTTCGCCGTGCACTTGCGCATGCTGCCGTCCTCCGGCCGCGGCGGCACGGTCGACCTCGGCTGGTGGAAGACTTCCTTGCTCACGGTCGACGGCTGGCGGTCGATCATCCTGCCGGCCATCACGCTGTCGCTCTTTCAGCTCACGATGATCTTGCGGCTGGTGCGCGCCGAGATGCTCGAAGTCATGCGCACCGATTTCATCAAGTTCGCCCGGGCCCGCGGGCTCGCGACGCGCTCGATCCACTTCGTGCACGCGCTGCGCAACACGCTGGTGCCGGTGATCACCATCATCGGCCTCAACATCGGCGCGCTGATCGCCTACTCGGTCATCACCGAAACGGTGTTCCAGTGGCCAGGGACAGGCTTGATGTTCATTCAGGCGGTCGACTTCGTCGACGTGCCCGTGATGTCGGCGTACATGCTGTTCGTCGCCTTCCTGTTCGTGGTGATCAACCTCGTCGTCGACCTGCTCTACTTCTTCGTCGACCCCCGCATCCGCGTGGAGTCCTGA